One Pochonia chlamydosporia 170 chromosome 5, whole genome shotgun sequence DNA segment encodes these proteins:
- a CDS encoding TPR Domain containing protein (similar to Metarhizium acridum CQMa 102 XP_007814645.1) — translation MASQHTSKQRLALAICDFLTNSTTDGTLTAEDKDSVEVAVNCIAESFKVDPADKDAVRAAVGTQSLLSIYSVYEKLKATTGAAGAAPAADAADAAGTSAAEPTEEQKKEAEGLKSKGNAAMAQKDYPSAIDLYTQALNLHPSNAVFLSNRAAAHSAAKDHASARVDAEAAVAVDPTYTKAWSRLGLARFALGDAKGAMEAYNKGIEYEGNGGSEAMKKGYETAKRRVEEMQADEVNLPRSSPGAGAGAGAGGMPDLGNLASMFGGGAAGGAGGMPDLGSIMSNPMFASMAQNLMSNPDLMNNLMSNPRLREMANQFSSGGGMPDLNSLMSDPNIADMARNMMGGGGGAPGGAPGQGSAGQ, via the exons ATG GCTTCTCAACATACTTCCAAGCAGCGCCTTGCGCTCGCCATCTGCGACTTCCTCACCAACTCTACCACGGACGGGACTCTGACCGCCGAAGACAAGGACTCTGTCGAAGTCGCAGTCAACTGTATCGCCGAATCCTTCAAGGTCGACCCCGCTGATAAAGATGCCGTCCGCGCTGCCGTCGGTACCCAGAGTTTACTGTccatctactccgtatacgAGAAGTTGAAGGCCACgactggtgctgctggtgctgctccCGCCGCTGACGCCGCTGACGCCGCTGGCACTTCTGCCGCTGAACCTAcggaggagcagaagaaggaagcaGAGGGGCTTAAGAGCAAGGGAAATGCTGCCATGGCCCAGAAAGACTACCCTTCGGCCATTGATCTATACACTCAGGCTCTGAACCTGCATCCTTCAAACGCTGTTTTCCTGTCCAACCGCGCTGCTGCTCACTCGGCGGCCAAGGACCATGCTTCGGCCCGCGTTGACGCCGAGGCCGCTGTCGCAGTTGATCCTACATACACAAAGGCCTGGTCCCGTCTTGGACTTGCTCGGTTCGCTTTAGGTGACGCCAAGGGTGCTATGGAGGCGTACAACAAGGGTATTGAATACGAGGGCAATGGAGGATCCGAAGCCATGAAGAAGGGGTACGAGACGGCCAAGCGTCGGGTGGAAGAGATGCAAGCAGACGAGGTCAACCTACCCCGATCATCTCCGGGAGCTGGTGCCGGAGCTGGCGCCGGAGGCATGCCCGACCTGGGTAATCTTGCATCGATgtttggcggtggtgctgcaggtggtgctggcggcaTGCCAGATCTGGGCTCCATCATGAGCAATCCCATGTTCGCTAGCATGGCTCAGAACCTGATGAGCAATCCAGACCTCATGAACAACCTCATGAGCAACCCTCGCCTTCGTGAAATGGCCAACCAGTTTAGCAGTGGCGGTGGCATGCCTGACTTAAACAGCCTCATGTCGGACCCTAACATTGCTGACAT GGCTCGAAACATGATgggtggtggcggtggtgccCCAGGTGGTGCTCCTGGCCAGGGCAGTGCTGGGCAGTAA
- a CDS encoding galactokinase (similar to Neurospora crassa OR74A XP_961766.2) has product MAGSVPIAGSLADIYPNAALTTEAPRWNTLLSAFEKTYGHKATFVARSPGRVNILGEHIDYSLYSVLPMAITADAIMAVSSTPVQDGATTFKVKIANLEDSKFPANEFDVPVGTDVDIDATKFEWTNYFKCGLRGAMGLLRKNHGMAFKGCNMEIMVDGTVPVGGGLSSSAAVVTTGALAVMKANGVDEVDKTELTELAIVSERAVGVNAGGMDQAASVFSERGSALFVSFSPRLEARPVKMPPTRPELCFLIAQSFVTANKHVTAPIHYNLRVVEVSFAAAYLNAVLNPPGTQLPEDAGPLGISLQGFHDTYFYHQNGSDYAAAKSVTKEEELEKLIAVTKETLTQEEGYSREEIAKVLNVSVQDLESRFTSKVPVRAERFMLRQRALHVFTEALRVLKFLTLLERPLHTGASDTTPFNKELGNIMNATQDSCRDLYDNSCAENDKICQVALAAGSYGSRQTGAGWGGCSVHLVSVDKVEDLKAALEREYYSKMKLTEEQKAQAMVVSRPAGGSALYIVSDETVH; this is encoded by the exons ATGGCTGGTTCAGTCCCTATCGCCGGATCCCTTGCGGACATCTACCCAAACGCTGCTTTGACGACGGAAGCACCACGATGGAATACCTTGCTATCCGCATTCGAGAAGACCTATGGCCACAAGGCCACGTTTGTTGCCCGTTCTCCCGGAAGAGTGAACATTCTCGGCGAGCACATTGATTATTCCCTATATTCGGTCTTGCCCATGGCCATCACAgccgatgccatcatggccgtgTCGTCAACCCCCGTGCAAGATGGAGCGACCACATTCAaagtcaagattgccaacttggaagaCTCCAAGTTTCCAGCAAACGAGTTTGATGTACCCGTGGGCACGGACGTCGACATCGATGCCACAAAGTTCGAGTGGACCAACTATTTCAAGTGTGGCCTTCGTGGCGCCATGGGGCTGCTTCGCAAGAATCATGGCATGGCTTTCAAAGGCTGCAATATGGAAATCATGGTTGACGGAACCGTGCCCGTTGGTGGAGGGCTGAGTTCCAGCGCAGCGGTCGTCACCACCGGTGCCCTTGCTGTTATGAAAGCAAACGGCGTAGATGAGGTTGACAAGACAGAACTGACGGAACTGGCTATTGTGAGCGAGCGAGCAGTTGGCGTCAACGCAGGAGG CATGGATCAAGCTGCATCCGTGTTCTCGGAGCGAGGCTCGGCGCTCTTTGTCTCATTCAGTCCCCGACTTGAAGCCCGCCCGGTCAAAATGCCCCCGACACGCCCGGAGTTGTGCTTTCTTATTGCACAGAGCTTCGTCACCGCAAATAAGCATGTCACCGCCCCCATTCACTACAACCTGCGTGTCGTTGAAGTAAGCTTTGCGGCAGCCTACTTGAATGCTGTGCTCAACCCACCGGGGACGCAGCTACCCGAGGATGCTGGACCTTTGGGCATCAGCCTTCAAGGGTTCCATGATACGTACTTTTACCACCAAAATGGGTCAGACTACGCCGCGGCGAAGAGTGTGAcaaaggaagaggagctggagaagcttATCGCTGTCACCAAAGAGACACTTACACAGGAAGAAGGATATAGCAGGGAAGAGATTGCCAAGGTCCTCAATGTGAGTGTGCAGGACCTCGAAAGCAGGTTTACCTCCAAAGTTCCTGTTAGAGCAGAGCGCTTCATGTTGAGACAACGTGCTCTCCATGTCTTTACCGAAGCATTGAGAGTATTGAAGTTCCTTACTCTTCTCGAGCGACCACTTCACACCGGGGCATCCGATACAACGCCATTCAACAAGGAGCTAGGAAACATCATGAATGCCACTCAAGATTCCTGTCGTGATTTGTATGACAACAGCTGCGCGGAGAACGACAAAATTTGCCAAGTTGCTTTGGCAGCTGGCTCTTACGGTAGTCGCCAAACTGGAGCTGGTTGGGGAGGCTGCAGTGTACACTTGGTTTCGGTAGATAAGGTGGAGGATCTCAAGGCAGCTCTTGAACGCGAGTACTactccaagatgaagcttaCCGAGGAACAAAAGGCTCAAGCAATGGTTGTCAGTAGACCTGCTGGAGGCAGTGCCTTGTACATAGTCAGCGACGAGACGGTTCACTGA
- a CDS encoding RING finger domain-containing protein (similar to Metarhizium acridum CQMa 102 XP_007814644.1): protein MTSTDKGTTLPPEVLEAIKAERHPDAPRRCFICLTDEDPSDPPGSWVDPCPCTLEAHQDCILSWVTDCERNNKPLECPVCKSTIEMEGAWDPIVALNDLVHKRFTKASPFVLFTGVSMGVQFSLQMYGALALWSFAGKGTMMRFLLGPEMVIDAKNAGGMHFVRERIWSALVMMNVAPTLLFSQLLPNLSNKVFLPSASLFGMYQIMHDDTFLTWPPSPRLAIALFPYVRSVYYNLWREFVLPYEIKLNRQIMGLPPVDPNAQAQQGNNQRRQAQGNGEGGFLGLLQGVLDALDPDDEDDDMQGNGAERFEIVHGGEIDANGNPGEDAEVMIELRIEEVEDIGENLNAAAHENEVHVELDGDGDGDGDGDGDGDRGQLGDQEQEPLPAPGEGEAEANLGAIAADDQQQQAQHEAPQAPPARRMGLGALLSGMSNAVVSALILPGVSFVMGEALRLALPKSWTSSASRNPWALYAGVGGRPGLLQQQWGRSLVGGCLYMVLKDVVRVYAKSRRVAAMSHRRVKNVDRKRGDK from the exons ATGACCTCAACCGATAAGGGCACGACATTACCACCCGAGGTCCTGGAAGCCATCAAAGCAGAACGACATCCGGACGCACCAAGACGATGTTTTATCTGCCTGACAGACGAAGATCCGTCCGATCCTCCCGGGTCATGGGTTGATCCCTGCCCATGTACTCTCGAGGCTCATCAAGACTGCATATTATCGTGGGTGACGGACTGTGAGCGCAACAATAAGCCACTGGAATGTCCGGTGTGCAAATCCACGATAGAGATGGAAGGTGCTTGGGATCCGATAGTCGCATTGAACGACTTGGTGCATAAGCGATTTACCAAAGCCAGCCCATTCGTACTATTCACAGGAGTATCCATGGGAGTGCAGTTCAGCTTACAGATGTACGGTGCGCTGGCCTTGTGGTCATTTGCTGGGAAAGGCACCATGATGCGGTTTTTGCTCGGTCCCGAGATGGTCATTGATGCAAAGAACGCAGGTGGTATGCATTTTGTACGGGAACGTATATGGAGTGCGCTGGTAATGATGAATGTGGCACCAACATTACTCTTCAGTCAGCTGTTGCCCAACCTGAGCAACAAGGTGTTTCTACCTTCAGCATCCTTG TTCGGCATGTATCAAATCATGCATGACGATACATTCCTCACGTGGCCCCCGTCGCCGCGACTTGCAATTGCTCTTTTCCCGTACGTTCGCTCGGTATATTACAACTTGTGGCGAGAGTTCGTTCTTCCATACGAGATCAAGCTCAACAGACAGATCATGGGCCTACCACCTGTTGACCCAAATGCCCAAGCACAGCAAGGCAACAATCAACGCCGACAAGCCCAAGGCAACGGAGAGGGGGGTTTTCTCGGCCTCTTGCAAGGTGTTCTTGACGCCCTTGATccagacgacgaagatgatgacatgCAGGGAAATGGTGCGGAGCGTTTTGAAATTGTGCATGGAGGAGAGATagatgccaatggcaatccAGGAGAGGATGCCGAGGTAATGATTGAGCTGCGCATTGAAGAAGTAGAAGATATTGGGGAGAACCTGAATGCAGCAGCTCACGAAAACGAAGTCCATGTGGAATTggacggcgacggcgacggcgacggcgacggcgacggcgacggcgacagAGGGCAGCTCGGCGATCAGGAGCAGGAACCTCTACCGGCaccaggagaaggagaagccgAAGCAAATCTAGGGGCAATTGCTGCTGAtgatcaacaacaacaggCTCAACACGAGGCACCTCAAGCTCCGCCAGCCCGAAGGATGGGCTTGGGTGCGCTGTTGTCAGGCATGTCAAACGCAGTCGTCAGTGCTCTCATTCTTCCTGGTGTTTCATTTGTCATGGGCGAGGCCCTTAGACTCGCCTTACCAAAGTCATGGACGTCTTCTGCATCACGGAATCCATGGGCGTTGTACGCTGGTGTAGGCGGTCGACCAGGCCTactccaacaacaatggGGTCGAAGCTTGGTCGGGGGTTGTCTGTACATGGTGCTGAAGGATGTCGTCCGAGTCTACGCCAAGTCAAGACGAGTGGCTGCAATGAGCCACCGACGAGTGAAGAATGTGGATAGAAAGCGAGGAGACAAATAG